The nucleotide sequence CGTTGCTGACGAGGCTGGCCGGATCGCCCGGCCGCCGGGGAGCGATAGCCGACGGGATGTCCTGTCCTGTGATTCTGCGGGCGGTTTCAATGACCTCGCTGACGGTGTGCCCCTTCCCGGTGCCGAGATTGAATGCCTGGAAGCCCTTGCTCTTTTGCATTAACCCTTCGAGAGCGAGAACGTGGGCTTCGGCCAAATCTGATACGTGAACGTAATCCCGTATGCAGGTCCCGTCGTGGGTGTCGTAGTCCTCTCCGAAAATCTCAATCCGCGGCCGGCGGCCGAGTGCAGCATCAAATACGAGCGGGATCAGATGCGTTTCGGGGTCGTGCACTTCTCCTAACTCGCCCTCCGGATCGGCTCCTGCCGCATTGAAGTAACGAAGTGCGATCGATGAGAAATTATAGGCCACGACATAATCCTTAAGGGCTTGTTCGACCATCGCCTTGGACCAGCCGTAAGGGTTGTCCGGTTGGATGGGGCTGCTTTCGGGAATGGGAACTTTCCCGGGAGTACCGTATACGGCCGCCGTGCTGGAGAGAATGAAGCGGGAGACACCATGTTGGCGCATGGCTTCGAGGAGGCAAAGGGAGGCCGCCGTATTGTTGATGTAGTACTTCGCCGGATCCGCAACGGATTCTCCCACGCTGGTGCAGGAAGCAAAGTGCATGACGGCGATTGGCTCATAGGTGGATAAAATCTCGAGAAGACGGGTTTGATCGAGAAGGTCCCCCTCTTCGAGAGGTCCCCATTTCACCGCCCATTTGTGTCCGGTGGTGAAGTTGTCGAATGTGACCGGAACATAGCCCCGGCGATGGAGCGCCTTGCAGACATGGCTCCCGATATAACCGGCTCCGCCGGTGA is from bacterium and encodes:
- the galE gene encoding UDP-glucose 4-epimerase GalE; this translates as MEHILVTGGAGYIGSHVCKALHRRGYVPVTFDNFTTGHKWAVKWGPLEEGDLLDQTRLLEILSTYEPIAVMHFASCTSVGESVADPAKYYINNTAASLCLLEAMRQHGVSRFILSSTAAVYGTPGKVPIPESSPIQPDNPYGWSKAMVEQALKDYVVAYNFSSIALRYFNAAGADPEGELGEVHDPETHLIPLVFDAALGRRPRIEIFGEDYDTHDGTCIRDYVHVSDLAEAHVLALEGLMQKSKGFQAFNLGTGKGHTVSEVIETARRITGQDIPSAIAPRRPGDPASLVSNARLFQQEFSWKPAYPSLEDQIQSAWSWHKKYFGEK